A stretch of the Archangium violaceum genome encodes the following:
- a CDS encoding YebC/PmpR family DNA-binding transcriptional regulator: protein MGRIFETRKTTMFARWNKMAKMFTRISKDIAIAVKAGGPSPDNNPALRRALQNARAANMPKDKVEAAIKRASGQDAKDYDVVLYEGYGPHGIAILVETATDNVVRTVANVRMHFKDGGGNLGTTGSVNYLFQRMGVFRLAPEGLDLEALELDLIDHGLQEMGEGTGEKGEKQIIIRCAFNDFGQLQSAIEARGLTPLSSESEYIAQNLIELPEDKANEVLEVVDALEQDEDVQRVFHNLG from the coding sequence ATGGGACGCATTTTCGAAACCCGCAAGACCACGATGTTCGCCCGCTGGAACAAGATGGCGAAGATGTTCACGCGGATCAGCAAGGACATCGCCATCGCCGTGAAGGCCGGCGGCCCCAGCCCGGACAACAACCCGGCCCTCCGCCGAGCGCTGCAGAACGCCCGCGCCGCGAACATGCCGAAGGACAAGGTCGAGGCCGCCATCAAGCGCGCCAGCGGCCAGGACGCGAAGGACTACGACGTCGTCCTCTACGAGGGCTACGGGCCGCACGGCATCGCCATCCTCGTGGAGACCGCGACCGACAACGTGGTGCGGACCGTGGCCAACGTCCGCATGCACTTCAAGGACGGCGGCGGCAACCTGGGCACCACCGGCAGCGTCAACTACCTCTTCCAGCGCATGGGCGTCTTCCGCCTGGCGCCCGAGGGGTTGGACCTCGAGGCGCTCGAGCTGGACCTCATCGACCATGGGCTGCAGGAGATGGGGGAAGGCACCGGCGAGAAGGGCGAGAAGCAGATCATCATCCGCTGCGCCTTCAACGACTTCGGGCAGCTCCAGTCCGCCATCGAGGCCCGGGGGCTCACGCCCCTCTCCTCGGAGTCCGAGTACATCGCGCAGAACCTCATCGAGCTGCCCGAGGACAAGGCCAACGAGGTCCTCGAGGTCGTGGACGCGCTCGAGCAGGACGAGGACGTGCAGCGCGTCTTCCACAACCTCGGCTGA
- a CDS encoding FAD-dependent oxidoreductase has product MARVRKVLIVGGGIGGLSLASGLRNRGIEVDLVEVKQEWTVYGVGIILQCNAIRAMAQLGLVDRILDAGFAYESMGHYTAEGVFQRMLPGERAAGPEYPANLGISRIALHQVLSATAAEKGTTIRLGLTIEHLEQDPDGVSVMFTDGTRGRYDLVVGADGLYSKVRSMVFGKELKPRFTGQAVFRHNFPRPPELDHLAVYYGHHHNSGLCPLSQELMYMFVTSSEPGNPRVPEEQLAELMRDRLKEFGGLIGQLRERITDPKQVVYKPMEVIFVPESWYRGRVVLIGDAAHAMTPHISQGAGMAVEDAVVLSELLAEDAPVEALLSRFMQRRYERCKFIVESAIQIGEWEMQGASHADRSGIVKKMLEVIAQPI; this is encoded by the coding sequence ATGGCCCGTGTACGCAAGGTATTGATTGTGGGTGGTGGTATCGGCGGACTCTCGTTGGCCTCGGGTCTGAGGAACCGTGGCATCGAGGTCGACCTCGTCGAGGTCAAGCAGGAGTGGACCGTCTACGGTGTCGGCATCATCCTGCAATGCAATGCCATCCGGGCCATGGCCCAGCTGGGTCTGGTCGACCGCATTCTCGACGCGGGGTTCGCGTACGAGAGCATGGGCCACTACACGGCGGAGGGTGTGTTTCAGCGGATGCTGCCCGGGGAGCGCGCGGCGGGACCGGAGTACCCGGCCAACCTGGGCATCTCCCGGATCGCCCTCCACCAGGTGCTCAGCGCCACGGCCGCGGAGAAGGGGACCACCATCCGCCTGGGCCTCACCATCGAGCACCTCGAGCAGGACCCCGATGGCGTGTCGGTCATGTTCACCGATGGCACGCGGGGCCGGTACGACCTCGTCGTGGGTGCCGACGGGCTCTACTCCAAGGTCCGGAGCATGGTCTTTGGAAAGGAGCTGAAGCCGCGCTTCACGGGACAGGCCGTCTTCCGCCACAACTTCCCGCGCCCACCCGAGCTCGACCATCTGGCGGTCTACTACGGGCACCATCACAACTCCGGGCTCTGCCCCCTCTCCCAGGAACTGATGTACATGTTCGTGACGTCCTCGGAGCCTGGCAACCCGAGAGTGCCGGAGGAGCAGCTCGCGGAGCTCATGAGGGATCGCCTGAAGGAGTTCGGCGGGCTCATCGGCCAGCTGCGAGAGCGGATCACCGACCCGAAGCAGGTCGTCTACAAGCCCATGGAGGTGATCTTCGTTCCCGAGTCCTGGTACCGGGGCAGGGTGGTGCTGATCGGCGATGCGGCCCATGCGATGACGCCGCACATCTCTCAGGGAGCGGGCATGGCCGTCGAGGATGCCGTGGTGCTCTCGGAGCTCCTCGCGGAGGACGCTCCGGTGGAGGCGCTCCTGTCGCGCTTCATGCAGCGGCGTTACGAGCGCTGCAAGTTCATCGTGGAGAGCGCGATCCAGATCGGCGAATGGGAGATGCAGGGCGCGTCCCACGCCGATCGGAGCGGAATCGTGAAGAAGATGCTGGAAGTCATCGCCCAGCCCATCTGA
- a CDS encoding FAD-dependent oxidoreductase, with amino-acid sequence MASVRKVLIVGGGIGGLSLASGLRNRGIEVDLVEVKQEWTVYGVGIIQQCNVIRAMAQLGLADRFLGAGFAYENVGLYTAAGDLLQMLPGVRAAGPEYPANLGISRLALHQVLSSTAAERGTSIRLGLTVEHLAQDPEGVSVTFTDGTRGRYDLVVGADGLFSKVRTMVFGKELKPRFTGQAVFRHNFPRAPEIDHLAAFYGRHHNAGLCPLSNDLMYLFVTSSEPGNPWMPEDRLAELMRDRLKEFGGLIGQLRERITDPKQVVYKPMEVIFVPEPWYRGRVVLIGDAVHATTPHLGQGAGMAIEDAVVLSELLAEDAPVEALLSRFVRRRYERCKFIVESSIQIGDWEMQGASNADRTGIVKKMMDVTAQPI; translated from the coding sequence ATGGCCAGTGTGCGCAAGGTTTTGATTGTGGGTGGTGGAATCGGCGGACTCTCGTTGGCTTCGGGCCTGCGGAACCGTGGCATCGAGGTCGACCTCGTCGAGGTCAAGCAGGAGTGGACGGTCTACGGCGTCGGCATCATCCAGCAATGCAACGTCATCCGGGCCATGGCCCAGCTGGGGCTGGCCGACCGCTTTCTCGGCGCGGGATTCGCCTACGAGAATGTAGGGCTCTACACGGCTGCGGGTGACCTTCTGCAGATGTTGCCCGGAGTGCGCGCGGCGGGGCCGGAGTACCCGGCCAACCTGGGCATTTCCCGGCTGGCCCTCCATCAGGTGCTCAGCTCCACGGCCGCGGAGAGGGGGACCTCCATCCGCCTGGGCCTCACCGTCGAGCACCTGGCTCAAGACCCCGAGGGCGTGTCGGTGACGTTCACCGACGGCACGCGGGGCCGGTACGACCTCGTGGTGGGTGCTGACGGGCTCTTCTCCAAGGTCCGGACCATGGTCTTCGGGAAGGAACTGAAGCCACGCTTCACGGGACAGGCCGTCTTCCGCCACAACTTCCCGCGCGCGCCCGAGATCGACCATCTGGCGGCCTTCTATGGGCGTCATCACAACGCCGGGCTCTGCCCCCTCTCCAACGATCTGATGTATCTGTTCGTGACCTCCTCGGAGCCCGGGAACCCGTGGATGCCGGAGGACAGGCTCGCGGAGCTCATGAGGGATCGCCTGAAGGAGTTCGGCGGGCTCATTGGCCAGCTGCGAGAGCGGATCACCGACCCGAAGCAGGTCGTCTACAAGCCCATGGAGGTGATCTTCGTCCCCGAGCCCTGGTACCGGGGGAGGGTGGTGTTGATTGGTGATGCCGTGCATGCGACGACGCCGCACCTCGGGCAGGGGGCGGGCATGGCCATCGAGGACGCCGTGGTGCTCTCGGAGCTCCTCGCGGAGGACGCACCCGTGGAGGCGCTCCTGTCCCGCTTCGTGCGGCGGCGCTACGAGCGCTGCAAGTTCATCGTGGAGAGCTCGATCCAGATCGGTGACTGGGAGATGCAGGGCGCGTCCAACGCCGACCGGACCGGGATCGTGAAGAAGATGATGGATGTCACGGCCCAGCCCATTTGA
- a CDS encoding amidohydrolase family protein, whose protein sequence is MANVGTGKRLVVDLHCHALSLDVERLVADRPEKKAEPQLQLRAQGEASTVHNATVMLPQAMPKLTSIELRLRDMDAMGVDVQVVSPSPNQYYYWADEELAREVVRVQNEHIAALADGHPRRIVGLGTLALQHPRLAVEQLEHAVRRLGLRGVEVSSAVNGLELSDSSLEPVWAKAEELGCLVFLHPLGTSLGARLDRYYLCNTVGQPVETTVALSHLIFGGVLDRYPGLKLCAAHGGGYLPHYLGRSDHAFRVRPEAGHIKCQPSEYLKRIWFDTVVHDPGVLRRLIDIVGASQVVIGTDYPFDMGAYDVQALVEAVPDLSDAERARILGLNAAELLGLEPSSST, encoded by the coding sequence ATGGCGAACGTTGGCACCGGCAAGCGGCTCGTGGTGGACCTCCACTGCCATGCCCTGAGCCTTGACGTAGAGAGACTGGTCGCGGACCGGCCAGAGAAGAAGGCGGAGCCTCAGCTCCAGCTCCGAGCCCAGGGTGAGGCGTCCACGGTGCACAACGCCACCGTCATGCTCCCCCAGGCGATGCCCAAGCTGACGTCGATCGAGCTCCGCCTGCGCGACATGGACGCCATGGGCGTGGACGTCCAGGTGGTCAGCCCTTCACCCAACCAGTACTACTACTGGGCGGATGAGGAGCTCGCCCGCGAGGTCGTACGGGTCCAGAACGAGCACATCGCCGCCCTGGCGGACGGCCACCCGCGCCGCATCGTCGGGCTCGGCACGCTCGCCCTGCAGCACCCCAGGCTCGCCGTCGAGCAACTGGAGCACGCGGTCCGTCGCCTCGGGCTGCGAGGCGTCGAGGTGTCCTCCGCCGTGAACGGGCTCGAGCTGTCCGACAGCAGCCTGGAGCCGGTCTGGGCCAAGGCGGAAGAGCTCGGCTGTCTCGTCTTCCTGCACCCGTTGGGCACGTCGCTGGGGGCGCGCCTGGACCGCTACTACCTGTGCAACACCGTGGGCCAGCCGGTCGAGACCACGGTGGCGCTCTCGCACCTCATCTTCGGGGGGGTGCTCGATCGGTACCCGGGGCTCAAGCTCTGCGCGGCTCACGGGGGAGGTTACCTGCCGCACTACCTGGGCCGCTCCGACCACGCGTTCCGGGTCCGCCCCGAAGCTGGCCATATCAAATGCCAGCCTTCCGAGTACCTGAAGCGCATCTGGTTCGACACCGTCGTCCATGATCCCGGGGTCCTGAGGCGCCTCATCGACATCGTCGGGGCCTCCCAGGTGGTGATCGGTACCGACTATCCCTTCGACATGGGTGCATATGACGTCCAGGCCCTGGTGGAGGCCGTGCCGGATCTGAGCGACGCGGAGCGCGCGCGGATCCTCGGCCTCAATGCGGCCGAGCTGCTGGGCCTGGAGCCCTCGTCGTCAACCTGA
- a CDS encoding fumarylacetoacetate hydrolase family protein, producing the protein MGDKARFSIGTFAAAGSPSFPGLVIDEQVVALEALAPLAASLGQPLVGAASVQELLQEWPRNFATLSRIAELIRTGGAPRVASLLVPAVRLQVQAPVPQPRQIYCSGANYRKHVVDLIIDQKSHFTEKMSAEERRAYGEKLMDERAAKGKPFVFFKASSAVVGPYDSVVLPRDVSQPDWELELGVVIGRPARRVPRAEALDYVAGYVVVNDITSRELVYRPDVPQMGMDWMASKSSPTFLPMGPYLVPATFVGNPQDLRVTLKLNGETMQDESTADMIFDVARLIEFISSHVQLLPGDVICTGSPAGNGTHYNRFLRPGDVLEGSITGLGTQRNPCIAEEG; encoded by the coding sequence ATGGGCGACAAGGCTCGCTTTTCAATTGGTACATTCGCGGCTGCGGGAAGTCCCTCCTTCCCCGGCCTTGTCATTGACGAACAGGTCGTCGCGCTCGAGGCGCTCGCGCCACTTGCCGCCAGTCTCGGTCAGCCACTCGTTGGCGCCGCCTCCGTCCAGGAGCTCCTCCAGGAGTGGCCGCGCAACTTCGCGACGCTGAGCCGGATCGCGGAGCTGATCCGCACGGGTGGGGCGCCTCGGGTGGCCTCGCTCCTGGTTCCTGCCGTCAGGCTGCAAGTCCAAGCACCGGTTCCTCAGCCGCGGCAGATCTATTGCTCCGGGGCGAACTACCGCAAGCACGTCGTCGATCTCATCATCGACCAGAAGAGCCATTTCACGGAGAAGATGTCCGCGGAGGAGCGTCGGGCCTACGGTGAGAAGCTCATGGACGAGCGCGCGGCGAAGGGAAAGCCGTTCGTCTTCTTCAAGGCCTCGTCCGCGGTGGTGGGCCCCTATGACTCCGTCGTGTTGCCCCGTGACGTGAGCCAGCCCGACTGGGAGCTCGAGCTGGGTGTGGTGATCGGCCGGCCAGCCCGGCGCGTGCCCCGCGCGGAGGCGCTCGATTACGTCGCTGGCTATGTGGTCGTGAACGACATCACCAGCCGCGAGCTCGTCTACCGCCCGGACGTTCCGCAGATGGGGATGGATTGGATGGCCAGCAAGAGCTCGCCGACCTTCCTGCCCATGGGTCCCTACCTCGTTCCCGCCACCTTCGTGGGCAACCCGCAGGACCTGCGCGTCACGCTCAAGCTCAATGGCGAGACGATGCAGGACGAGAGCACGGCCGACATGATCTTCGACGTCGCGCGCCTCATCGAGTTCATCTCGTCCCACGTCCAGTTGCTGCCGGGAGACGTGATCTGCACGGGCTCTCCCGCTGGCAATGGCACCCACTACAACCGCTTCCTGCGCCCGGGCGATGTCCTGGAGGGCTCCATCACCGGGCTCGGCACCCAGCGCAATCCCTGCATCGCAGAGGAGGGGTGA
- a CDS encoding Rieske (2Fe-2S) protein: MSRTVFLCRLDELPDGQSRGFDPLGTGSDTLLVVRKGRDLHAWRNDCPHQAGTAMAWRKDAYLNRDGSRIVCHAHGAQFDIATGVCTLGPCLGQALTRVPLLLDSADHVHAVIDG; this comes from the coding sequence ATGAGTCGCACGGTCTTCCTGTGCCGGCTCGACGAACTGCCCGATGGGCAGTCACGCGGCTTCGATCCGCTGGGGACCGGTAGCGACACCTTGCTGGTGGTGCGCAAGGGCCGCGACCTGCACGCCTGGCGCAATGACTGTCCGCACCAGGCTGGCACGGCCATGGCCTGGCGCAAGGACGCCTACCTCAACCGGGACGGCAGCCGCATCGTCTGCCATGCCCACGGCGCGCAGTTCGATATCGCCACCGGCGTCTGCACACTCGGACCCTGCCTGGGGCAGGCACTGACCCGCGTGCCCCTGCTGCTGGATTCCGCCGACCACGTCCATGCCGTGATCGACGGCTGA
- a CDS encoding VOC family protein has protein sequence MNIIGPDALVFGVDDVAACSQYLLDYGLRGVDVNEQGGRFEALDGTHIVIKHRDDPSLPPAMGTANQLRETVYGVADSATLESIANELGRDREVRRDAHARLHTVDDLGFALAFQVTVRRPLALAGETVNAPGSAAQRPVNALGVDPTREALPRTLSHVVYFVPDAAKAEAFYVQRLGFVCTDRFTGVGPFLRPAGTSDHHTLFMIQTPPHMKGVEHFTFHMGGPTEVMLAGTRFVDKGYQSFWGPGRHRFGSNWFWYFNSPLGCHVEYDADMDQHDQSWTAREAPMSADASQLFLFQHRARWAPGGPPPAGAPGKH, from the coding sequence ATGAACATCATTGGACCCGATGCACTGGTCTTCGGCGTCGACGACGTGGCCGCCTGCAGCCAGTACCTGCTGGACTACGGCCTGCGCGGCGTGGACGTGAACGAGCAGGGCGGCCGCTTCGAGGCCCTCGACGGCACGCACATTGTCATCAAGCATCGCGACGACCCCAGTCTGCCGCCCGCCATGGGCACCGCCAACCAACTGCGCGAAACCGTCTACGGCGTGGCAGATAGCGCTACCCTGGAGAGCATTGCCAACGAGCTCGGCCGTGACCGCGAGGTGCGCCGTGATGCCCATGCCCGCCTGCACACGGTGGACGATCTGGGCTTCGCCCTGGCCTTCCAGGTCACGGTGCGGCGACCGCTGGCGCTGGCCGGCGAAACCGTCAACGCCCCCGGCAGTGCCGCGCAGCGCCCGGTGAACGCGCTCGGTGTGGACCCGACTCGCGAGGCCCTGCCGCGTACCTTGTCGCACGTGGTGTATTTCGTTCCCGACGCCGCCAAGGCCGAGGCCTTCTACGTCCAGCGCCTCGGTTTCGTCTGCACCGACCGCTTCACCGGCGTGGGCCCGTTCCTGCGTCCGGCCGGCACGAGCGACCACCACACGCTGTTCATGATCCAGACCCCGCCGCACATGAAGGGCGTCGAGCACTTCACGTTCCACATGGGCGGCCCGACGGAGGTGATGCTGGCCGGCACCCGCTTCGTCGACAAGGGTTACCAGTCTTTCTGGGGCCCGGGCCGGCACCGGTTCGGCTCCAACTGGTTCTGGTACTTCAACAGCCCGCTCGGCTGCCATGTGGAGTACGACGCCGACATGGACCAGCACGATCAGAGCTGGACCGCACGCGAAGCGCCGATGAGCGCGGATGCCTCGCAGCTGTTCCTGTTCCAGCACCGCGCCAGGTGGGCACCGGGTGGTCCACCGCCGGCCGGCGCTCCCGGTAAGCACTGA
- a CDS encoding LysR family transcriptional regulator, producing the protein MRFQNLDLNLLVALDVLLEERNVSRAAARLHLSQSAMSGALGRLREFFGDELLVQVGRQMVPTPRAESLAHQVRDILLRIQSAVEAKPSFDPASARRTFRIVTSDYITEVLLADVVRRLKRVAPGISLELIPPGTSTSECLQRGELDFVITPDTHMLDLHPKEILFEETYCCVVWTGNTRVGDALSLEQYLESGHIGVALSRQAPSADQGFLERFGHERRIEVTVPSFCSVPHLLVGTDLVATMHSRLARLYARLLPLRILPLPIEFPTLIEMVQWSRYFESDPGLLWMRELFQACVAEQESRQGP; encoded by the coding sequence ATGAGGTTCCAGAACCTGGACTTGAACCTGCTGGTGGCTCTCGACGTCCTGCTCGAGGAGCGGAATGTCTCTCGGGCGGCTGCCCGGTTGCATTTGAGCCAATCGGCCATGAGCGGCGCGCTCGGGCGGCTGCGTGAGTTCTTCGGTGACGAGCTCCTGGTGCAGGTCGGGCGCCAGATGGTTCCGACCCCCCGGGCGGAGAGCCTTGCTCACCAGGTCCGGGACATCTTGTTGCGCATCCAGTCCGCGGTCGAGGCGAAGCCCAGCTTCGACCCGGCGTCGGCCCGGCGCACGTTCAGGATCGTCACCTCCGATTACATCACGGAGGTGTTGCTCGCGGACGTGGTGCGTCGGCTCAAGCGGGTGGCACCAGGAATTTCGCTGGAGCTCATTCCCCCTGGAACATCCACGAGCGAATGCCTCCAACGGGGGGAGCTCGACTTCGTCATCACACCCGACACGCACATGCTGGACCTCCATCCCAAGGAAATCCTCTTCGAGGAGACCTACTGCTGCGTCGTCTGGACGGGCAATACCCGGGTCGGCGATGCCCTATCGCTCGAGCAGTACCTGGAGTCGGGGCATATCGGCGTCGCGCTCAGCAGACAGGCTCCGTCCGCCGATCAGGGGTTTCTGGAGCGCTTCGGGCACGAGCGCCGGATCGAGGTGACCGTCCCCAGCTTCTGCTCCGTGCCCCACCTGCTCGTCGGCACGGACCTGGTCGCGACGATGCACTCCCGCCTGGCCAGGCTCTATGCGCGACTCCTGCCGCTGCGCATCCTGCCATTGCCGATCGAATTCCCCACCCTGATCGAGATGGTTCAGTGGAGCCGCTATTTCGAGAGCGACCCCGGCCTGCTCTGGATGCGAGAGCTCTTCCAGGCATGCGTGGCCGAGCAGGAATCCCGCCAGGGACCCTGA
- a CDS encoding fumarylacetoacetate hydrolase family protein: MKLGTLKNGTRDGMLVVVSRDLGRAVHARPIVSTMQDAIENWAQVEPPLRALYDALNAGHAPNAFDFDPTAAAAPLPRAYQWCDGSAFLNHGRLMEKAFGIAPVPDFETVPLMYQGASDDFLGPRDDVPLPSEAHGIDFEGEFAIMVDDVPMGCTAEQAAGHIKLLLQVNDVSLRAFTPVEMKKGFGFLHAKPSSSFAPVAVTPDELGSAWKDGRVHLPLNVRWNGEWFGHPNGGEMNFNFHQLIAHAAATRRLRAGTVIGSGTVSNADSSVGSACIAERRALEMITHGKPLSGFMRFGDTVRMEVLDAEGRGVFGAIDQKVVSALP, encoded by the coding sequence ATGAAGCTGGGAACGCTCAAGAATGGAACCCGGGACGGGATGTTGGTCGTCGTTTCGCGCGACCTGGGCCGGGCGGTGCACGCTCGACCCATCGTGTCCACGATGCAGGACGCCATCGAGAACTGGGCGCAGGTCGAGCCCCCCCTGCGAGCGCTCTACGACGCGCTGAACGCGGGTCACGCGCCCAACGCGTTCGACTTCGACCCCACGGCCGCGGCGGCCCCTCTGCCCCGGGCCTATCAGTGGTGCGATGGCTCGGCCTTCCTGAACCATGGCCGGCTCATGGAGAAGGCATTTGGCATCGCTCCCGTGCCCGACTTCGAGACCGTCCCCTTGATGTACCAGGGTGCGTCGGACGACTTCCTCGGACCCCGGGACGATGTTCCCCTTCCGAGCGAGGCCCACGGCATCGACTTCGAGGGCGAGTTCGCCATCATGGTGGACGATGTGCCCATGGGCTGCACGGCTGAACAGGCAGCGGGCCACATCAAGCTGTTGCTCCAGGTGAACGATGTCAGCCTTCGCGCCTTCACCCCCGTCGAGATGAAGAAGGGCTTTGGCTTCCTCCACGCCAAGCCTTCGTCCAGCTTCGCGCCCGTCGCCGTCACGCCCGATGAGCTCGGGAGTGCCTGGAAGGATGGCCGTGTGCACCTGCCCTTGAACGTGCGCTGGAACGGCGAGTGGTTCGGGCACCCGAATGGCGGGGAGATGAACTTCAACTTCCACCAGCTCATCGCGCATGCGGCGGCGACTCGCCGGCTTCGCGCCGGAACGGTGATTGGCTCGGGGACGGTCTCGAACGCCGATTCCAGCGTCGGCTCCGCCTGCATCGCGGAGCGCCGGGCCCTGGAGATGATCACACACGGAAAGCCGCTCTCCGGCTTCATGCGTTTCGGTGACACCGTGCGCATGGAGGTCCTCGATGCCGAAGGCCGCGGTGTCTTTGGCGCGATCGACCAGAAGGTGGTCTCCGCTCTACCCTGA
- a CDS encoding cyclase family protein: protein MKGQDMNTQGLRFVDLSVTLENNEYTDPPMLLPHIEYSDHVEGAQEMATMFPGLDPNALPGREGWAGERMKLVAHNGTHMDAPWHYASTTDGGKPAYGIEALPLDWCFRPGVKLDFRDKPNGHVVTAAEVEAELKRIGHTLQPLDIVLVNTSAAMLYGKPGYLEAGCGMGREATLYLLERGVRVVGTDAWSWDAPFKYTRERFAKTGDASIIWEGHKAGRDIGYGQMEKLTNLEQLPPFGYTVACFPYKIKNGSAGFTRAVAIFSGRG from the coding sequence ATGAAAGGCCAGGACATGAACACCCAGGGGCTGCGTTTCGTCGATCTCTCCGTCACGCTCGAGAACAACGAATACACGGATCCGCCCATGCTCCTGCCGCACATCGAGTACTCGGATCATGTGGAGGGCGCGCAGGAGATGGCCACGATGTTCCCTGGCCTCGACCCCAACGCTCTGCCGGGGCGTGAGGGTTGGGCGGGCGAGCGGATGAAGCTCGTCGCGCACAACGGCACGCACATGGACGCGCCCTGGCACTACGCTTCGACGACGGACGGCGGCAAGCCGGCCTACGGCATCGAGGCGCTGCCACTCGACTGGTGCTTCCGTCCGGGCGTGAAGCTCGACTTCCGAGACAAGCCCAACGGCCATGTCGTCACGGCCGCCGAGGTCGAGGCGGAGCTGAAGCGCATCGGCCATACGCTCCAGCCCCTCGACATCGTGCTCGTGAACACCTCCGCGGCCATGCTCTACGGCAAGCCCGGCTATCTGGAAGCCGGCTGCGGCATGGGTCGCGAGGCCACCCTCTACCTGCTGGAGCGAGGCGTACGCGTGGTCGGCACCGACGCCTGGAGCTGGGATGCGCCGTTCAAGTACACGCGGGAGCGCTTCGCGAAGACCGGCGACGCGTCGATCATCTGGGAGGGCCACAAGGCCGGCCGCGACATCGGCTACGGCCAGATGGAGAAGCTCACCAATCTCGAGCAGCTGCCGCCCTTCGGCTACACCGTCGCCTGCTTCCCCTATAAGATCAAGAATGGCTCGGCCGGCTTCACGCGCGCTGTCGCCATCTTCAGCGGACGGGGTTGA
- a CDS encoding DUF2721 domain-containing protein, whose amino-acid sequence MELTLTTPGLLFPTISLLLLAYTNRFLAIAALIRNMFAQYKTNPDPVLLPQIQNLKVRVRIIRDMQFLGVTSLFLCVVCMLLLSAGMQRAGEYVFVGSLLLMLGSLALSIWEIQISIRALQIQLKELDE is encoded by the coding sequence ATGGAATTGACGCTCACCACTCCCGGGCTCCTCTTCCCAACGATCTCGCTGCTCCTGCTCGCCTATACCAACCGCTTCCTCGCCATCGCCGCGCTGATCCGGAACATGTTCGCGCAGTACAAGACCAACCCGGATCCGGTGCTCCTGCCTCAGATCCAGAATCTGAAGGTCCGGGTCCGGATCATCCGCGACATGCAGTTCCTGGGAGTCACCAGCCTGTTCCTCTGCGTCGTGTGCATGCTCCTGCTCTCCGCGGGAATGCAACGGGCCGGAGAGTATGTCTTCGTCGGCAGCCTCCTGCTGATGCTCGGGTCCCTGGCGCTGTCCATCTGGGAGATCCAGATCTCCATCCGGGCGCTCCAGATCCAACTGAAGGAACTGGACGAGTAG
- a CDS encoding MarR family winged helix-turn-helix transcriptional regulator, with product MARRLGERTSRPFTQLLALKVIAEEHVQTQAALAEHLLMDAPAVSRLVDRLENDGLVKRCAGENRRCVRLQATEAAEAEVSVLREAVQWVDNEAGRYLTLAEMQELKRLLDKLIAGLAQGQEIPETGFAEPEGEPR from the coding sequence TTGGCCCGTCGTCTCGGCGAGCGGACGAGCCGGCCCTTTACCCAACTCCTGGCCCTCAAGGTTATTGCCGAGGAGCATGTGCAGACCCAGGCGGCGCTCGCCGAGCATCTGCTGATGGATGCGCCAGCGGTGAGCCGGTTGGTGGACCGGTTGGAAAATGACGGGCTGGTGAAGCGCTGCGCGGGGGAGAACCGGCGCTGCGTGCGTCTGCAGGCGACCGAGGCCGCGGAGGCGGAGGTGTCGGTGCTGCGCGAGGCGGTGCAGTGGGTGGACAACGAGGCGGGCCGCTACCTGACGCTCGCTGAGATGCAGGAGCTCAAGCGCCTGCTGGACAAGCTGATAGCCGGGTTGGCGCAGGGCCAGGAAATCCCCGAGACGGGTTTCGCCGAGCCTGAGGGGGAGCCGCGCTAG